TCCCAAATCAACTGTTGGATTTGGATGAACTGTCACATTTACATCATCTGTTGCTGAACAGCCATTGGCATCGGTCACGACTACTGAATAGTTTCCTGAGACAGAAACTGTAATTGTCTGAGTTGTTTCACCAGTACTCCATAAATAAGATGAACCTGAATTTCCAGCATCTAAAGTAATACTTCCACCAGCACAAGTTTCCTGATCAGCGCCCAAATCAACTGTTGGATTTGGATGAACTGTCACATTCACATCATCGCTTGCTGAACAGCCATTGGCATCAGTTACTACAACAGAATAATTGCCACTTGTATTGACTGTAATAGTTTGTGTTGTTTCACCTGTCGACCATAAGAAAGATGAACCTGAATTTTCAGCATCTAAAGTAATACTTCCACCAGCACAAGTTTCCTGATCAGCACCTAAATCAACTGTTGGATTTGGATGAACTGTCACGTTTACATCATCGCTTGCTGAACAGCCGTTAGTATCAGTCACGACTACAAAATAGTTTCCACTTGCATTAACTGTAATTGTCTGAGTTGTTTCACCTGTCGACCATAAGAAAGATGAACCTGAATTTTCAGCATCTAAAGTAATACTTCCACCAGCACAAGTTTCCTGATCAGCCCCCAAATCAACTGTTGGATTTGGATGTACTATCACATTCACATCATCTGTTGCTGAACAGCCGTTAGCATCGGTCACAACTACTGAATAGTTTCCTGAGACAGAAACTGTAATTGTCTGAGTTGTTTCACCAGTACTCCATAAATAAGATGAACCTGAATTTTCAGCATCTAAAGTAATACTTCCACCTGCACAAGTTTCCTGATCAGCACCCAAATCCACTGTTGGATTTGGATGTACCGTCACATTTACATCATCTGTTGCTGAACAGCCGTTAGCATCGGTCACGACTACAGAATAGTTTCCTGAAGCAGAAACTGTAATTGTCTGAGTAGTTTCTCCTGTCGACCATAAGAAAGATGAACCTGAATTTCCAGCATCTAATACTATGCTAGTTCCAGCACAAGTTTCCTGATCGGATCCCAAATCAACTGTTGGATTTGGATGTACCGTCACATTTACATCATCTGTTGCTGAACAGCCGTTAGCATCGGTCACAACTACTGAATAATTTCCTGAAGCAGAAACAGTAATTGTTTGTGTTGTTTCACCTGTCGACCATAAGAAAGTCGAACCAGTATTTCCTGCATCCAAAGTAATTGTTCCACCAGCACAAGTTTCCTGATCAGCACCCAAATCAACTGTTGGATTTGGATATACTGTTACATTCACATCGTCGGTAGCGGAACACCCGTTAGCATCGGTCACAACTACTGAATAATTTCCTGAAGCAGAAACTGTAATATTTTGAGTTGTTTCTCCCGTACTCCACAAATAGCTTGCTCCTGCATTGCCTGCATCCAAAGTAATTGTTCCACCTGCACAAGTTTCCTGATCAGCTCCCAAATCAACTGTTGGATTTGGATGTACTGTCACATTCACATCATCGCTTGCTGAACAGCCATTGGTATCGGTCACAACTACTGAATAATTTCCTGAAGCAGCAACTGTAATTGTCTGAGTTGTTTCACCTGTCGACCATAAGAAAGATGAACCTGAATTTTCAGCATCTAAAGTAATACTTCCACCTGCACAAGTTTCCTGATCAGCACCTAAATCAACTGTTGGATTTGGATGTACTGTCACATTTACATCATCTGTTGCTGAACAGCCGTTAATATCAGTTAATACAACAGAATAGTTTCCTGAGACAGAAACAGTAATAGTTTGAGTTGTTTCACCTGTCGACCATAAGAAAGATGAACCTGAATTTTCAGCATCTAAAGTAATACTTCCACCAGCACAAGTTTCCTGATCAGCTCCCAAATCAACTGTTGGATTTGGATGAACTGTCACATTTACATCATCTGTTGCTGAACAGCCATTGGCATCGGTCACGACTACTGAATAGTTTCCTGAGACAGAAACTGTAATTGTCTGAGTTGTTTCACCAGTACTCCATAAATAAGATGAACCTGAATTTCCAGCATCTAAAGTAATACTTCCACCAGCACAAGTTTCCTGATCAGCGCCCAAATCAACTGTTGGATTTGGATGAACTGTCACATTCACATCATCGCTTGCTGAACAGCCATTGGCATCAGTTACTACAACAGAATAATTGCCACTTGTATTGACTGTAATAGTTTGTGTTGTTTCACCTGTCGACCATAAGAAAGATGAACCTGAATTTTCAGCATCTAAAGTAATACTTCCACCAGCACAAGTTTCCTGATCAGCACCTAAATCAACTGTTGGATTTGGATGAACTGTCACGTTTACATCATCGCTTGCTGAACAGCCGTTAGTATCAGTCACGACTACAAAATAGTTTCCACTTGCATTAACTGTAATTGTCTGAGTTGTTTCACCTGTCGACCATAAGAAAGATGAACCTGAATTTTCAGCATCTAAAGTAATACTTCCACCAGCACAAGTTTCCTGATCAGCCCCCAAATCAACTGTTGGATTTGGATGTACTATCACATTCACATCATCTGTTGCTGAACAGCCGTTAGCATCGGTCACAACTACTGAATAGTTTCCTGAGACAGAAACTGTAATTGTCTGAGTTGTTTCACCAGTACTCCATAAATAAGATGAACCTGAATTTTCAGCATCTAAAGTAATACTTCCACCTGCACAAGTTTCCTGATCAGCTCCCAAATCAACTGTTGGATTTGGATGTACCGTCACATTTACATCGTCTGTTGCTGAACAGCCGTTAGTATCAGTCACGACTACAGAATAATTGCCACTTGTATTGACTGTAATAATTTGAGTTGTTTCTCCTGTCGACCATAAGAAAGATGAACCTGAATTTCCTGCATCCAATGTAATTGTTCCACCTGCACAAGTTTCCTGATCAGATCCCAAATCGACTATTGGATTCGGATGTACTGTCACGTTTACATCATCTGTTGCTGAACAGCCATTGACATCGGTCACAACTACTGAATAATTTCCTGAAGCAGAAACTGTAATTGTCTGAGTTGTTTCTCCAGTACTCCATAAATAAGATGAACCTGAATTTCCAGCATCTAAAGTAATACTTCCACGAGCACAAGTTTCCTGATCAGCACCCAAATCAACTGTTGGATTCGGATGTACTGTCACATTTACATCATCGATTGCTGAACAAGCATTAGCATCGGTCACAACTACTGAATAATTTCCTGAAGCAGAAACTGTAATATTTTGAGTTGTTTCTCCCGTACTCCACAAATAGCTTGCTCCTGCATTGCCTGCATCCAAAGTAATTGTTCCACCTGCACAAGTTTCCTGATCAGCTCCCAAATCAACTGTTGGATTTGGATGTACTGTCACATTCACATCATCGCTTGCTGAACAGCCATTGGTATCGGTCACAACTACTGAATAATTTCCTGAAGCAGCAACTGTAATTGTCTGAGTTGTTTCACCTGTCGACCATAAGAAAGATGAACCTGAATTTTCAGCATCTAAAGTAATACTTCCACCTGCACAAGTTTCCTGATCAGCACCTAAATCAACTGTTGGATTTGGATGTACTGTCACATTTACATCATCTGTTGCTGAACAGCCGTTAATATCAGTTAATACAACAGAATAGTTTCCTGAGACAGAAACAGTAATAGTTTGAGTTGTTTCACCTGTCGACCATAAGAAAGATGAACCTGAATTTTCAGCATCTAAAGTAATACTTCCACCAGCACAAGTTTCCTGATCAGCTCCCAAATCAACTGTTGGATTTGGATGAACTGTCACATTTACATCATCTGTTGCTGAACAGCCATTGGCATCGGTCACGACTACTGAATAGTTTCCTGAGACAGAAACAGTAATAGTCTGAGTTGTTTCACCTGTCGACCATAAGAAAGATGAACCTGAATTTTCAGCATCTAAAGTAATACTTCCACCAGCACAAGTTTCCTGATCAGCTCCCAAATCAACTGTTGGATTTGGATGAACTGTCACATTTACATCATCTGTTGCTGAACAGCCATTGGCATCGGTCACGACTACTGAATAGTTTCCTGAGACAGAAACAGTAATAGTCTGAGTTGTTTCACCTGTCGACCATAAGAAAGATGAACCTGAATTTTCAGCATCTAAAGTAATACTTCCACCAGCACAAGTTTCCTGATCAGCCCCCAAATCAACTGTTGGATTTGGATGTACTATCACATTCACATCATCTGTTGCTGAACAGCCGTTAATATCAGTTAATACAACAGAATAGTTTCCTGAGACAGAAACAGTAATAGTTTGAGTTGTTTCACCTGTCGACCATAAGAAAGATGAACCTGAATTTTCAGCATCTAAAGTAATACTTCCACCAGCACAAGTTTCCTGATCAGCCCCCAAATCAACTGTTGGATTTGGATGTACTATCACATTCACATCATCTGTTGCTGAACAGCCGTTAGCATCGGTCACAACTACTGAATAGTTTCCTGAGACAGAAACTGTAATTGTCTGAGTTGTTTCACCAGTACTCCATAAATAAGATGAACCTGAATTTTCAGCATCTAAAGTTATGCTAGTTCCTGCACAAGTTTCCTGATCAGCTCCCAAATCAACTGTTGGATTTGGATGTACTGTTACATTCACATCGTCGGTAGCAGAACAAGCATTAGCATCAGTCACAACTACTGAATAGTTTCCTGAAGCAGAAACTGTAATTGTCTGAGTTATTTCACCTGTCGACCATAAATATGTTGAACCTGCATTGCCTGCATCCAAAGTAATGGTACTTCCTGCACATGTTTCCTGATCAGCTCCTAAATCTACAATCGGATTTGGATAAACTGTTACATTCACATCATCGCTTGCAGAACAGCCATTAGCATCAGTCACTACAACTGAATAATTACCAGAAGTTGAAACTGTAATTGTCTGGGTTGTTTCTCCTGTCGACCACAAGTAAATTGAACCAGAATTTCCTGCATCCAAAGTAATGGTATTACCTGCACATGTTTCCCGATCAGCTCCCAAATCTACAATCGGATTTGGATGAACTGTTACATTTACATCATCGCTTGCTGAACAGCCATTGGCGTCAGTAAGAACCACTGAATAGTTGCCAGAAATCGATGTTAAAATCGCTTGCAAAGTTTCTCCATTACTCCAAAAATAAGTAGATCCCGGAAGGCCTGCGTCTATCATAACATCAATGCCATCACAGGTTTCCTGATCCGGACCTAAATCGACAACAGGATTTGAATGAACCGTTACGTTAACATCGTCGCTACCATTACATCCGTTAATATCGGTAACAATTACCGAATAATTACCAGTTGTTTTTACAATTATAGATTGAGTTGTCTCTCCTGTATTCCAAAGGTAACTTCCACCAGAATAATTTGCATCTAAAATAGTTGAATCTCCCTGACAAAATTCAAGATCTGCTCCTAAATCAATAGCTAAATTTGCATTGATATCCACACGAAGTGTATCTAAATCGGGATCGGTACATGGAATAATTGGCTGAGCACTCAATTCAAGGTCAACATATCCATTAGCGATATCGGATATTCCAGGTGTATATGTAGCATTTAGATTTCCGGCGTTATCAAAACTTCCATCGCCTAAAGTATTCCAAAAAAAGGAAGAAGCATTTTCCACAGATCCATTAAGAGAAACTGTTCCTGCTTCGCAAATTATAAGATCATCTCCAGCATCAGCAACAACATGTTGAATTACTGTGACTGTAACATCCAATGGCATTTCGGACAACTTGAACATACTAATTCCATCGAAAGCAAAAGCATTATCTGTACCTGTTGTTGATGTATTATTAATTTGAATATTAAGCTGCGATTCTGTATCTGAATACACCAATGTTTTATACTCTTTCCAGTCACATGGATTATCTGTGCTAAACTGCAGAACTACCTTGCCGTTAATTATCAGTTCAAATTCGTCGGAGCTACTATTCTTTAGGTTAGTTACATTTAAAGAAAAAGTATAATAGCTATCTGTGTCAACAGCAATATCCTGTTCCCAAACAGTACTATTTACATTTCCGCCTTCAATAACCAGCACATTATCGGAAGAATTTCCTGTAACTCCACCACAATCACTTTTATCGGAACCAAAAGCATCGGTGTCATCATTAATTGTGTATTTACTACTACGTGCCCGACATGAGGAATGCCAAGTTCGACGACAATAATAGTAATCACTTTGGAAACCAATATTCCCAAGAGTAAAATCACCATTATCTACCAATTCGAGTGTTTTATCAACATAAAACAATCTTAAATTATATGTTGTTGTTGAATCGGGAGCAACTACAACACGCGAAGATAATCCATCAACATCCCAGTTAAATAAAAAATCGTTACCTGCATAAAGTTCTACAGATTCATCCCTACAAATAATTGTATCGTTCAATGTAACATCAGGAATAGTTCCCGAAGCACTTGTAATATTAACCATGTCCATTGCCGAACAACCATTAACATCCATTACTCTAACAGCATAAAGACCTGGTTTATCAATATTCAAATATCTACTTCTAGATCCATCATCCCATATATAAAAAAAATGATTTCCTGCATCGAGAGTAATTACATCTCCATCGTTAAGTACCTGATCAGGGCCTAAATCTACGGTAGGAGGAGGAACCAAATTAACATTTATATCATCGGTAGCATCACAACCAGAAGAATTCGTTACTGTAACAGAATAATTACCCGCATTATAAACAATTATTTCCTGAGTAGTTTCTCCAGTACTCCATAGATAGGTAGCTCCGGAAATACCTGCATCTAATACCACAGGCTCACCTGTACAAACAGTTCTATCGGGACCAAGATCGATAGTAAGATTCGGATAAAATCCAACATGAACTGTATCTGCCTCAATACATCCGTAGGAATTTGTTACTTCTACGGAATAATCACCATCGGTAGATACTGTAATAGTTTGAGTCGTTTCTCCTGTATTCCATACATAGGTAGATCCTGGATTACCAGCATCAAGAATATAATCACCTCCATCGCAAGAGGCCAAATTATCGCCAAAACCTATTACTGGAACCGGATTTAAAGTTAAGGTTAAATTATCGCTAACAGCTCCGCACGGAGAATTTGAATTGGCATTTGCAGTAATTATTACCGAACCATTTGCAATATCGTTTATTCCTGGAACATAATTAGAATTTAGACTTATAGAATTAGTGAATACACCGTCGCCAGAAGTAGTCCAATAAAAACTTTCATAATTAGAAGCTGATGCTGAAATAGACGCAGAAATATTTCCACAAATAGTCTGATCTTCACCAGCATTAACGGTAGCGGGATCAACAACATTCACAATTCTGGTATCAGGAACTTCGACCAAAGGATTAAATGAAATTCCATCTAATGCATAATCGTTACCACTCCTAATTAAGTTTTTATTTACAATAGATATTTCTATTGATGTTTTTGCTCCAGAATACCATAAAGAATAAAACTCTTCCCAATTACAAGTTAATCCAGAACTTGGTTCTATATAATCACCCATTAAAACACCATCAATCATAAATTCCAGTCTGGCTGGATTGGTTGGATGAACATTCGCAGCCCAAGTTGAGAATGCATAATATTGATTAGGGTTTACCGTAATTGTTTGACTCCACACCACTACATCTTCATCGGGAGCACCATTAACAATCAAAAAGTTATCTGGCGAGTTTCCTGTGTGCCCACTGCATGAAGAAAAATTTGCATGATATTCATTCGGATCGTTATCAACGGCATATCTACCCTCTTGCCATAATGATTCAGTATGAGAATGATTTGCAGAAGAAACTACAGGATCAGGACAATATATATATTCACTGTAAAAGCCAGTATTTCCTAAGTCGAAATCACCATTATTAATTAGTTCTGTTCCTGTATCGGGAATAAAAACACGTAAGCTATAAGACGTAGTTGTTAATGGCGATACCGAAATAGTTTCAGATAGATCTCCAGTACTCCAATTGTACATGTATGAACCAGCTTTGGCTTCCAGCACAACCGTTTCTCCTATACAAATTGTTGTATCACTAGAAGGTCGCACAATTTGTGCATTTCCAAAATAACAACTAAAAACAATAATCGACGTAAAACAAAAAACACGTAAAATTTTATCCATTTGTTCTCCTTTTAAAACCTCATCCCCACAATCCCCAACGTTAAAGTTGTTTTTGACGAAAAACTATTTTATCTACTTTAACTACGTAAATTTACTGATTAAAGTTCAATTATTTCATGTCAAGCCCCTATGATTTTCAATAAAAACATCCAACATGCTGAATATTAGAACATTTAAGATACTCTCATTTTTTATTAAAAACGAGATTAAATAAGAAAAAACCAAGCACAACAAACAGAAATTCAAGACATAAGAATCCCACACCTAAGACCATTTAAGGCTTACAGTACTATTTTAAAGGATAAAAAGAGAAAAGTATGATTATTTAAAAACTATCGTGAGTTTTAAGGGAATCTT
This genomic interval from uncultured Marinifilum sp. contains the following:
- a CDS encoding gliding motility-associated C-terminal domain-containing protein — its product is MDKILRVFCFTSIIVFSCYFGNAQIVRPSSDTTICIGETVVLEAKAGSYMYNWSTGDLSETISVSPLTTTSYSLRVFIPDTGTELINNGDFDLGNTGFYSEYIYCPDPVVSSANHSHTESLWQEGRYAVDNDPNEYHANFSSCSGHTGNSPDNFLIVNGAPDEDVVVWSQTITVNPNQYYAFSTWAANVHPTNPARLEFMIDGVLMGDYIEPSSGLTCNWEEFYSLWYSGAKTSIEISIVNKNLIRSGNDYALDGISFNPLVEVPDTRIVNVVDPATVNAGEDQTICGNISASISASASNYESFYWTTSGDGVFTNSISLNSNYVPGINDIANGSVIITANANSNSPCGAVSDNLTLTLNPVPVIGFGDNLASCDGGDYILDAGNPGSTYVWNTGETTQTITVSTDGDYSVEVTNSYGCIEADTVHVGFYPNLTIDLGPDRTVCTGEPVVLDAGISGATYLWSTGETTQEIIVYNAGNYSVTVTNSSGCDATDDINVNLVPPPTVDLGPDQVLNDGDVITLDAGNHFFYIWDDGSRSRYLNIDKPGLYAVRVMDVNGCSAMDMVNITSASGTIPDVTLNDTIICRDESVELYAGNDFLFNWDVDGLSSRVVVAPDSTTTYNLRLFYVDKTLELVDNGDFTLGNIGFQSDYYYCRRTWHSSCRARSSKYTINDDTDAFGSDKSDCGGVTGNSSDNVLVIEGGNVNSTVWEQDIAVDTDSYYTFSLNVTNLKNSSSDEFELIINGKVVLQFSTDNPCDWKEYKTLVYSDTESQLNIQINNTSTTGTDNAFAFDGISMFKLSEMPLDVTVTVIQHVVADAGDDLIICEAGTVSLNGSVENASSFFWNTLGDGSFDNAGNLNATYTPGISDIANGYVDLELSAQPIIPCTDPDLDTLRVDINANLAIDLGADLEFCQGDSTILDANYSGGSYLWNTGETTQSIIVKTTGNYSVIVTDINGCNGSDDVNVTVHSNPVVDLGPDQETCDGIDVMIDAGLPGSTYFWSNGETLQAILTSISGNYSVVLTDANGCSASDDVNVTVHPNPIVDLGADRETCAGNTITLDAGNSGSIYLWSTGETTQTITVSTSGNYSVVVTDANGCSASDDVNVTVYPNPIVDLGADQETCAGSTITLDAGNAGSTYLWSTGEITQTITVSASGNYSVVVTDANACSATDDVNVTVHPNPTVDLGADQETCAGTSITLDAENSGSSYLWSTGETTQTITVSVSGNYSVVVTDANGCSATDDVNVIVHPNPTVDLGADQETCAGGSITLDAENSGSSFLWSTGETTQTITVSVSGNYSVVLTDINGCSATDDVNVIVHPNPTVDLGADQETCAGGSITLDAENSGSSFLWSTGETTQTITVSVSGNYSVVVTDANGCSATDDVNVTVHPNPTVDLGADQETCAGGSITLDAENSGSSFLWSTGETTQTITVSVSGNYSVVVTDANGCSATDDVNVTVHPNPTVDLGADQETCAGGSITLDAENSGSSFLWSTGETTQTITVSVSGNYSVVLTDINGCSATDDVNVTVHPNPTVDLGADQETCAGGSITLDAENSGSSFLWSTGETTQTITVAASGNYSVVVTDTNGCSASDDVNVTVHPNPTVDLGADQETCAGGTITLDAGNAGASYLWSTGETTQNITVSASGNYSVVVTDANACSAIDDVNVTVHPNPTVDLGADQETCARGSITLDAGNSGSSYLWSTGETTQTITVSASGNYSVVVTDVNGCSATDDVNVTVHPNPIVDLGSDQETCAGGTITLDAGNSGSSFLWSTGETTQIITVNTSGNYSVVVTDTNGCSATDDVNVTVHPNPTVDLGADQETCAGGSITLDAENSGSSYLWSTGETTQTITVSVSGNYSVVVTDANGCSATDDVNVIVHPNPTVDLGADQETCAGGSITLDAENSGSSFLWSTGETTQTITVNASGNYFVVVTDTNGCSASDDVNVTVHPNPTVDLGADQETCAGGSITLDAENSGSSFLWSTGETTQTITVNTSGNYSVVVTDANGCSASDDVNVTVHPNPTVDLGADQETCAGGSITLDAGNSGSSYLWSTGETTQTITVSVSGNYSVVVTDANGCSATDDVNVTVHPNPTVDLGADQETCAGGSITLDAENSGSSFLWSTGETTQTITVSVSGNYSVVLTDINGCSATDDVNVTVHPNPTVDLGADQETCAGGSITLDAENSGSSFLWSTGETTQTITVAASGNYSVVVTDTNGCSASDDVNVTVHPNPTVDLGADQETCAGGTITLDAGNAGASYLWSTGETTQNITVSASGNYSVVVTDANGCSATDDVNVTVYPNPTVDLGADQETCAGGTITLDAGNTGSTFLWSTGETTQTITVSASGNYSVVVTDANGCSATDDVNVTVHPNPTVDLGSDQETCAGTSIVLDAGNSGSSFLWSTGETTQTITVSASGNYSVVVTDANGCSATDDVNVTVHPNPTVDLGADQETCAGGSITLDAENSGSSYLWSTGETTQTITVSVSGNYSVVVTDANGCSATDDVNVIVHPNPTVDLGADQETCAGGSITLDAENSGSSFLWSTGETTQTITVNASGNYFVVVTDTNGCSASDDVNVTVHPNPTVDLGADQETCAGGSITLDAENSGSSFLWSTGETTQTITVNTSGNYSVVVTDANGCSASDDVNVTVHPNPTVDLGADQETCAGGSITLDAGNSGSSYLWSTGETTQTITVSVSGNYSVVVTDANGCSATDDVNVTVHPNPTVDLGADQETCAGGSITLDAENSGSSFLWSTGETTQTITVSVSGNYSVVLTDINGCSATDDVNVTVHPNPTVDLGADQETCAGGSITLDAENSGSSFLWSTGETTQTITVAASGNYSVVVTDTNGCSASDDVNVTVHPNPTVDLGADQETCAGGTITLDAGNAGASYLWSTGETTQNITVSASGNYSVVVTDANGCSATDDVNVTVYPNPTVDLGADQETCAGGTITLDAGNTGSTFLWSTGETTQTITVSASGNYSVVVTDANGCSATDDVNVTVHPNPTVDLGSDQETCAGTSIVLDAGNSGSSFLWSTGETTQTITVSASGNYSVVVTDANGCSATDDVNVTVHPNPTVDLGADQETCAGGTITLDAGNTGSTFLWSTGETTQTITVSASGNYSVVVTDANGCSATDDVNVTVHPNPTVDLGSDQETCAGTSIVLDAGNSGSSFLWSTGETTQTITVSASGNYSVVVTDANGCSATDDVNVTVHPNPTVDLGADIKECGVMSTEIKASGSFVSYLWNTGEKTEIINVNATGNYSVAATDANGCIAEDSISVNLLPDFNFELMYSSNLVCYGDSTYIEGPNNDNYIYQWKKDGNVISGETNYSIKTGESGRYTLEVFNADNCFASDSVDVEIISLPNTPLPDKVDMCYGESVKLDIGDGDTFLWSDGITTQTREVSVGGVYQVEVSDIHGCIGYDSVEVYVHDLPIVDLGPDLYICEGEELIIEAPEGYYTEWNPGGTARSIYVYEEGSFVLNVTDKFGCTGQDDISVFVHENPDVYLGRDTVIAEGSSIILDAGSGYVEYEWNNQEDSQFLKVEKDGEYAVNVVDMNGCRGNGKVKVAVNPIPTINLGDRAGICEGTSLMLDAGNWERYLWSTGAVSRTITVNKTGQYTVQVWDMYGIMGTDTIKVEVYPSPEVHIASDTLSIYKGQTLTLDAGSGYSSYYWNTGSDWRSIDVDNEGDYSVQVENEYGCVAQASIAVKLLKAKMVVPNVFTPNGKGPNEIFYPVFKGIVSDFEMYIYTRWGEQVFELKKDMVANNELKYEGWNGTYRGSDAEIGVYVYIIFYEGKERAHGTVTLFR